A genomic region of Deinococcota bacterium contains the following coding sequences:
- a CDS encoding YsnF/AvaK domain-containing protein, whose protein sequence is MNHLKNQELKDSAGARGRVVEVRGDDAVVELEQGGKVLMPVSSVREEGSGFVSALAFADAGVRGREAGTLETGTLEGEAVIPIVEETLEVGKRQRTTGGVRLTKTVHEREEVVEAPTVHEDVEVERVSIDRVVEAPVAVRQEGETTIYPVLEEVLVTEKRLVLKEEIRVTKRRYETNEPQRVTLRREEVNVEEIGTADEPVR, encoded by the coding sequence ATGAACCATCTCAAGAACCAGGAGCTGAAAGACAGCGCGGGCGCGCGCGGGCGCGTCGTGGAGGTGCGCGGCGACGACGCCGTGGTCGAACTCGAGCAGGGCGGCAAGGTGCTGATGCCGGTATCGAGCGTGCGCGAGGAGGGAAGCGGCTTCGTTAGCGCCTTGGCCTTTGCGGACGCGGGAGTGCGTGGGCGCGAGGCCGGGACCCTCGAAACCGGGACCCTCGAAGGTGAAGCCGTCATCCCCATCGTCGAGGAGACCCTCGAGGTCGGCAAGCGTCAGCGGACGACCGGTGGCGTGCGCCTCACCAAGACCGTCCACGAGCGCGAAGAGGTCGTCGAGGCGCCCACCGTCCACGAGGACGTCGAGGTCGAGCGCGTCAGCATAGACCGCGTCGTCGAGGCACCCGTGGCGGTGAGGCAGGAAGGCGAGACTACCATCTATCCCGTGCTCGAGGAGGTGCTGGTGACCGAAAAGCGCCTCGTCCTCAAGGAGGAGATCCGCGTCACCAAACGGCGCTATGAGACGAACGAGCCGCAGCGCGTGACGCTTCGCCGCGAAGAGGTTAACGTCGAGGAGATCGGCACCGCCGACGAGCCGGTGCGCTAG